AGTGTACCACTGAAGGTCTAGAAAGATAGTGAAAAGATCAACTGACTAAACacagcaaatttaaaaaataagctGTAATAAGTTGTATGTGGCAGGACACCTTgtcttgaaaaataaaaacatgaatatgAGCTGTATTACTGTGTATACATCGGCGCctttatactgtaatatatttttaaaagactGAATGCAAATTTACAATCccagaaaacaaacatgattTCCCTAAACATATTTTTATCTATCAATGTGCCAAAATCAGCCATGTTTTCTtatgtacaattaaaaaaaaaaatcacataaaacTTCTTAATAATAACTCAAACAACCAATATGAGTCTGAACACACCTATAGCCATGTGATCCAGTGAGCCGATAACCAGACTGTCATAGATCTGCCCTTTCACTCTGTTGATTAGGCCCTGATAGCGCTGAGTGTCTCTGGCCACATGGACAATCAGCTGAGCGAACGTGTATCCTCCGACGGAAAAGGCATGGACCACCACGGGACGCTTTGAGAACGTTTCGCTCTCCAGCACCTGTAGCACTTGTGCACTGTACTCCAGGCCCCAGCGAGGCCACAGGAAATGACCCAGGTTGCTCTCTACCACCAGCACATCAAAGCCTGTTCTAAGGTAGATCTCGCAGTACTTTTCCTGAGCCTGAGGCCTCGAGTTGAGCCACGGGAGCATCAAAAGCAGCGGCCTGGTCTGGCCACTGACTTCAGGTTTTACCTTATTCTCATTCACATAGAatcggatgcccttcctgaggTGGTGAGTCGTTATTCCCTTTGAGAGCCCGTCAGCATGAGCCATCACAGTATGAGACCTAAAGAGATCATTTCCAGAGAGCCTTTACATTTAGAGACATTTAGTATTAGTGGAAGAGACAAAAATGCTTCTGTTTATAAAGAAATGGCAggcataattttatatataaataaaaggttCTTGTTGCtcacaaatgtttttaaacactCCTATCTTGTATCTTGTGTATCTGTAGTTTTCACTACTACAAACCAATCTTCATATTCATCCATCGTCAGTAtgcactttatcctggtcagggaaCAACGTGTACAAGGCAGAAATAAACACTGGATAGAATGCCTGACTATTTCAGagcaccattcacacacacattaacaaaaTATAAGGTTACCTGCGTTCATCTACTGCCCTGTATTCTGCCCTGCCAGAATAAACTCTATTTGAAAATCTCTAAAGCTGAAAAAAttgtttctcatttattttgtaaaccACTTAACAATACTACCTGGGACCTAGAACAGACCAGATTGTTGCAGTTCTCTCACTGACACGTGGTATTATCAGATTGACAAGGTGCATTTTGGCTTCTTAGTTCATGGTAACACTACAGCTTTAACCGAAATGTAATTACGAAatttctttcccaccctcagataccacagcttctgatcggatctcagcatgtctggcagaaatttcatcatgtatgactgctcatcagttaaagctcaatcctagcaaaactgaactgctgttcatcccaggagATTCATCCCctggtcatgatcttgctatatccttgcacaacgatctgatctaaCCTTCATCCACaactcgcaaccttggggtaaccatggacaatcaactgtccttttactttcatgttgcaaatgtgactcgctc
The DNA window shown above is from Tachysurus fulvidraco isolate hzauxx_2018 chromosome 13, HZAU_PFXX_2.0, whole genome shotgun sequence and carries:
- the si:dkey-5i3.5 gene encoding transmembrane protein 53-A isoform X2, which codes for MTTGSRGGAGGSARGRAGGRARNDDGSHTVMAHADGLSKGITTHHLRKGIRFYVNENKVKPEVSGQTRPLLLMLPWLNSRPQAQEKYCEIYLRTGFDVLVVESNLGHFLWPRWGLEYSAQVLQVLESETFSKRPVVVHAFSVGGYTFAQLIVHVARDTQRYQGLINRVKGQIYDSLVIGSLDHMAIGVSKTLFPRLEHLVKYTSLLYFHMFKRQTVDYFNTSIDVFWDTPLTSPALYFFCDNDVMCDLKATHNLMEHWKRRGITVTSKRWKESVHAGHLRIHPQEYLSVLEHFLCSLDMLPLKSKM
- the si:dkey-5i3.5 gene encoding transmembrane protein 53-A isoform X3: MAHADGLSKGITTHHLRKGIRFYVNENKVKPEVSGQTRPLLLMLPWLNSRPQAQEKYCEIYLRTGFDVLVVESNLGHFLWPRWGLEYSAQVLQVLESETFSKRPVVVHAFSVGGYTFAQLIVHVARDTQRYQGLINRVKGQIYDSLVIGSLDHMAIGVSKTLFPRLEHLVKYTSLLYFHMFKRQTVDYFNTSIDVFWDTPLTSPALYFFCDNDVMCDLKATHNLMEHWKRRGITVTSKRWKESVHAGHLRIHPQEYLSVLEHFLCSLDMLPLKSKM